From Rudanella lutea DSM 19387, a single genomic window includes:
- a CDS encoding sugar phosphate isomerase/epimerase family protein, whose product MFTNRRSFLKQAAAFTAGATLLPDAFAESAAKKPFFDISLAEWSLHKALFAKKITNLDFPALAKNEFGISIVEYVNQFFKDKAQDKAYLDELLMRCKDNGVKNHLIMIDGEGGLGELDDTKRNQAVENHKKWVDCAKYLGCKTIRVNAYGNGTAEEVAKAAIDGLGRLGEFAQKTGINVIVENHGGYSSNGRWLTDVMKQVGKKNVGTLPDFGNFCIRRNKDNGRICDESYDRYQGTQELMVYAKGVSAKAYDFDEQGNCIETDYARMMKILKEARFRGIVGIEYEGSKVDEYEGIKKTKALLERVGV is encoded by the coding sequence ATGTTTACGAACCGACGTTCTTTTTTGAAGCAGGCGGCCGCCTTTACTGCGGGTGCTACCCTCCTGCCGGATGCCTTTGCGGAATCGGCAGCGAAGAAGCCTTTTTTCGACATTTCGCTGGCCGAATGGTCGCTCCATAAAGCCCTGTTTGCCAAGAAAATCACAAATCTTGACTTTCCGGCGCTGGCCAAAAACGAGTTTGGCATCAGCATCGTTGAGTACGTCAATCAATTTTTCAAAGACAAAGCGCAGGATAAGGCTTACCTCGACGAACTCCTGATGCGCTGCAAAGACAATGGTGTGAAAAACCACCTGATCATGATCGACGGGGAAGGTGGCCTGGGCGAGCTTGACGATACCAAACGGAATCAGGCCGTAGAAAACCATAAAAAGTGGGTCGACTGTGCCAAGTATCTCGGTTGCAAAACCATCCGGGTCAATGCGTACGGCAACGGCACCGCCGAAGAGGTGGCCAAAGCAGCCATCGACGGATTGGGCCGGTTAGGTGAATTTGCCCAGAAAACCGGCATCAACGTGATTGTGGAGAACCACGGCGGTTACTCATCGAACGGAAGGTGGCTTACCGACGTCATGAAGCAGGTTGGCAAAAAGAACGTGGGTACCCTGCCCGACTTCGGTAACTTCTGTATCCGGCGGAACAAAGACAATGGCCGGATTTGCGACGAATCGTACGACCGCTACCAGGGCACACAGGAACTAATGGTCTATGCCAAGGGCGTATCAGCCAAAGCATACGACTTCGACGAACAAGGCAACTGCATTGAGACCGACTACGCCCGCATGATGAAAATTCTGAAAGAGGCTCGGTTCCGGGGCATTGTGGGCATTGAGTACGAAGGCAGCAAGGTTGATGAATACGAAGGCATCAAGAAAACTAAAGCACTGCTGGAGCGCGTTGGGGTTTAA
- a CDS encoding TIGR03364 family FAD-dependent oxidoreductase, with protein MPVYDLIIVGAGALGTFHAYHAAKAGKRVLLLEKDNRPVSSTVRNFGQVVPSGLSGQWYTFGRRSLEIYREIQAQTDISVRQNGSVYIASDADEWALANELYDRRRADGYPCALLSAAQTIARYPYLRPEYVQGALLFPDEVSVEPDRMIYRVIDFVVARYGVTYLPNAAVVACESGQGRAKIQLADGRSFEAERVLIANGYEFRLLYPQLFAQSGLVVSKLQMMQTVPMPELAMSGNILTGLTIRRYESFAECPSYGSLSTPEHLRELKKWGIHVLFKQALDGSIIIGDSHEYAPANQIDDLGFDTKDAVNTLILNEAARIVNFPVNRIARTWAGLYAQTADEIYEHWIDDHIQIVTGIGGKGMTSSAGYAEQSVVVR; from the coding sequence ATGCCTGTTTACGATCTGATTATTGTGGGGGCGGGGGCTCTCGGAACGTTTCATGCGTACCATGCCGCTAAAGCGGGCAAACGGGTACTGTTGCTTGAAAAAGATAACCGGCCGGTAAGCTCTACCGTCCGCAATTTTGGGCAGGTGGTGCCCTCCGGCCTGTCGGGACAGTGGTACACGTTTGGTCGACGCAGCCTTGAGATTTACCGGGAGATTCAGGCGCAGACCGATATTTCGGTGCGGCAAAATGGATCGGTTTATATAGCCTCCGATGCCGATGAGTGGGCGTTAGCCAACGAACTGTACGACCGCCGACGGGCCGATGGTTACCCTTGTGCGTTGTTATCAGCCGCGCAAACAATCGCCCGGTATCCGTATCTGCGTCCTGAATATGTGCAGGGGGCCTTACTATTTCCCGACGAGGTAAGCGTAGAGCCCGACCGCATGATTTACCGCGTCATCGACTTTGTGGTTGCCCGCTACGGGGTTACGTACCTGCCCAATGCGGCTGTTGTTGCGTGTGAATCGGGGCAGGGGCGGGCCAAGATCCAACTGGCAGATGGCCGGTCGTTTGAGGCCGAGCGGGTGCTTATCGCCAATGGCTACGAATTCCGGTTGCTGTACCCGCAACTGTTTGCGCAGAGCGGCCTTGTAGTCAGCAAGCTGCAAATGATGCAAACGGTACCCATGCCCGAGCTTGCCATGTCCGGTAATATTCTGACGGGACTAACCATCCGGCGGTACGAGTCATTTGCCGAGTGCCCTTCGTACGGTAGCTTGAGTACACCCGAACACCTGCGCGAGTTGAAGAAATGGGGCATTCACGTGTTATTCAAACAAGCCCTCGATGGGTCTATCATCATTGGCGACTCACACGAGTACGCACCCGCTAATCAGATCGACGACTTGGGGTTTGATACAAAAGATGCCGTAAACACGCTCATTCTGAACGAAGCTGCGCGGATTGTCAACTTCCCCGTCAACCGAATTGCCCGGACATGGGCGGGCCTGTACGCCCAAACTGCCGACGAAATTTACGAGCATTGGATCGATGACCACATTCAGATTGTCACCGGAATTGGGGGCAAAGGCATGACGTCATCGGCCGGGTATGCCGAGCAGTCGGTAGTAGTGCGGTAA